One Natrinema longum genomic window, AGTAATCGAGCGCCGACGTGTGATCGGCGACTCTCAGACGGTCTCCTGTCCGTCAGTGCCGAGGGACCGAGAACCGCCCTGCGGTCCCACCGGGTCATCGGGACAGCAAACCGTATCACGCGTTCAGCCGCCAGAGTTCGAAATTGAGCACGGCCGCAAAGGTCACCCACACGAGATACGGGACCAGCAACGCCGTGGCGCGGCGGTCGACCCGTCGGAAGGCGAATATCGTGCCGACGACGAGCCCCCAGAGGACGAGGATGATCCCCAGCGCGACGAGCGGGGCCTCGAGCGCGAAGAAGGCGGGCGTCCAGGCGACGTTGAACAGCATCTGGGCGGCGAACAGCCCAAGCGCGAGGCGGCGGCCGTCGGCCTCGCTGCGCCAGACGAGCCACAGCGCGACGCCCAGTAGGGTAAAGAGGAGCGTCCAGACGACCGGGAACGCGATCGTGGGCGGGTAGAAGCTCGGCTTCTCGAGGGCGCGGAACCACGGCGTATCCGGCGAGGAAAAGACGCTGGGCAGCGCGCCGACGAGGTTGACCAACAGGACGAAACCGGCGGCAGTCAGGATCGACCTGCCGTCGGGACGGTTAGCGGTGTTCGTTCGGGTTTCCATACGTTCACTACGTCACCAGCGGGTTTATGCATCGGCCCTCCGCGGTTCGGTGCCGGCAGTCCCCTGCCCGCGAAACCACTTTCACCGCGGTACGGGAACCCTTATTCGCGGCGACGATGAACGACGGGGTAATGGCTACGACGGACGAGGACATCGCGTCTATCGAGCATCCGCTCCTCGAGCCCGACTTCTTAGAGCGCCGACTCTACCAGCTGAAACTCGCCGGGACGGCCGCGAACCACCACACGCTCGTCTGTCTCCCGACCGGGCTGGGGAAGACGACGGTGAGCCTGCTCGTGACGGCCCGCCGGCTCGAGGAGGTCGGCGGCAAATCGCTGATGCTCGCGCCGACGAAACCCCTCGTCCAGCAGCACGCGGAGTTCTATCGCGAAGCGTTGCGGATTCCCGACGAGGAGATCGTCGTCTTTACCGGCGACGTGAGCCCCGACGATCGCGCCGCGATGTGGGAGTCGGCGACGGTCGTACTGGCGACCCCGCAGGTGATCGAGAACGACCTCGTCGGGAGTCGGATCTCGCTCGCCGACGTGACCCATCTCACCTTCGACGAGTGTCACCGCGCGACCGGCGACTACGCCTACAACTACATCGCCGAGCGCTACCACGCCGACGCCCGACAGCCGCTCGTGACCGGGATGTCGGCCTCCCCCGGCGGCGACGAGGAGGCCATCCTGGACGTCTGTGAGAACCTCGGAATCGACGAGGTCGAGGTGATGACCGAGGAGGACGCCGACGTCGAGGAGTTCACCCACGACACCGACGTCGAGTGGGAGCGCATCGACCTCCCCGAGGCGGTCCTCGAGATCCGGGACGCTCTAAACGAGGTCATCACGGAGCGCCTCGAGAAGCTCAAAGAGCTGGGGGTCGCGAGCTCGACCCAGCCCGACCAGTCCCAGAAGGATCTCAACAGGATGCGAGCCGAGCTCCAGGAGCTGATCAACAACGACCAGTCGGAGGGGTTCGAGGGAATGTCGATCCACGCCGAAGTGATGAAACTCCGGCAGGCCGTCACGCTGGTCGAGACCCAGAGCGTCGAGGCGCTCCGGCGGTACTTCGAGCGCCAGCGCAATCAGGCCCGTTCGTCGGGGGCGTCCAAGGCGAGCCAGCGGATGGTTTCGGATCCACGCGTGCGCGAGGCAATGCGGAAAGCCGAGAGCTTCGACGAGATCCACCCCAAATACAGCAAAGCCCGCATGCTGCTCGCGGAGACGCTGGGACTCGAGGGTGGCGAACGCGTGATCGTCTTCACGGAATCCCGCGACACGGCGGAGGCGCTGACTGACTTCCTCTCGGACAGCTTCGACGCGAAACGGTTCGTCGGGCAGGGCGACCGCGAAGGGTCCGACGGGATGACCCAGAACCAGCAACAGGCGGTCTTGGACGAGTTCCGGGCGGGCGAGTTCGAGGTGCTGGTGTCGACCTCGGTCGCCGAGGAGGGGCTCGACGTGCCGGAGGTCGACCTCGTGCTCTTCTACGAACCCGTGCCGACGGCGATCCGCTCGATCCAGCGGAAGGGACGGACCGGTCGACAGACCGAGGGCCGCGTCGTCGTCCTCATGGCGGAGGACACCCGCGACGAGGCCTACTTCTGGATCTCGCGGCGGCGCGAGAAGGAGATGGAAAACGAACTCCGCGAATTGAAGGGACTGACTCCCGAGATTACCGAGGAACTCGACGATTCCCAGCAGTCACTGACCGATTTCGAGGGGGGAGACGAGAGCGGAGCGAAAGTAGACGGAGACGAGCAGAAAGCCGACGCCGTCGGCGATTCTTCCAGCGGAAGCGAGGGGGTTGCAGCGGGGCCGGGACTGCAGGAATTCGGAGAAAACAACTCGGAAACGGGTAGTGATAAGGACATTGGAGACGGGGCGGACGAAATCGACGAGGACGTCGACACCCCCGAGCCACACGCCGAGGGAGACACCGTGGCGGTCGTCGCCGACCAGCGGGAGATGGACGCGAACATCGCCCGCGAACTCTCGCGACGCGAGGCATACGAGGTCAGCCTCGAGACCCTCGACGTCGGCGACTACGTCCTCTCGGACCGGGTCGTCGTCGAACGGAAATCCGTCGCGGACTTCGTGGACTCGCTGGTCGGGGGCGACCGGTCGGTCTTCGAACAGGTCGGCGCGATGGCCCGCCACTACTCGCGGCCGATCGTCGTCGTCGAGGGCGAGGGACTGTACGAACAGCGGGACGTCCACCCGAACGCGGTCCGGGGAGCGCTCTCGAGTCTGGCCGTCGATTTCGGTGCGAGCGTCCTGCGGACGGACGGCGAAGACGACACGACCGAACTGCTTGCGGTGATCGCCGGCCGGGAACAGGAGACCGCCGATCGCGAGGTCTCGGTCCACGGCGAGAAAGGGACCAAGACCTTGAGCGAACAGCAGGAGTACGTCGTCGCCTCGATCGCCGAAATCGGCCCCGTCACGGCCCGGTCGCTGCTCGAGGAGTTCGGCACCGTCGAGGCGGTGATGATCGCGACGGAAGACGAGTTACAGGAAGCGGACGGCGTCGGAACGGTAACGGCAGAGCGGATTCGGGAGGTCATCGGGAGCGACTACACGGGCTGACCCGGTGAGCGATCGGTCGGGAGCGTCGTCGGCCGTCCGCAGTGGTCTCGGGTGAACGGGCCCACGGCTCAGTCGTTCGTTTCGGACGCGATACCCGTCTCGCGGTCGTCCGAAGCCGGAACGCGATCGTTGTCACCCTCCGCACGGCCGACGAGGCGGTCGGCCGCGAGGACGCTCACAATGGCGAGGGCGATGCCCGCTAGGACGTCGATAGCCCAGTGGATCCCGAGATACATCGTCGAGAAGACGACACAGCCCGCGACGAACGATGCGATCGCGAACCACCGGGGGTAGTCACTGCGCGATCGCCAGGCGAACAGGAAGACGACGACGGCCAACGACGTATGGAGCGACGGAAACACGTTCGTGTTCGCCGACACTGCCGCCGTCATTTCCTGTGTCTGCGGGTAGAAGCTGTACATCAGTCCGTCGACGGACGCGAGGTGGTTACGCGGACCATACACGATAAACAGCGTGTAACAAAGCGTGCCGATCAGGTAGTTCAAGAGATAGGCGATGAGCAGTTCCTTGAGGTGACGCTGGGACGGCAACAGGAAGTAGAGGATCGGCGCAGTCACCAGCAGGTAGGGAAACCCGAACATGTACATCACCGAGAAGAACTCCAGGGTCGCCTGGGGGACAAACGCCTGGAGCGACGCCACGAACTCGCCTTCGATACTGTAGATCGCCGCGGTGAGATCCCAATCGAGCGTCCGAGAGATCCGCAAACTGTGGCCGTGTGTCGCCCGCTTTGCCAGGAAAAACAGTGCCGTTATGCCGAGGTATGGCGCGATTTCGAACAGCCGGTGATCGAACTCGGTTGCCGTCCGGTCGAGGGTCGATCGGTCGAGACAGGTCGTACAGGTCCCGACGAGGGCGATACAGACGACGAACACCGTAAGCAAGACGACGAATCCAAGTGCCATGGGTGGTTGCTCGAGGGACGCGAGTGGTGGTTTGCGGGCGATGGCGCGGAGGGCGAATACCGACGGGTTCGGATCGCCGACGGATGGAGAGGGCTCCGACTCCGCCCGATGAATTTCGTTCCTCGATATAATATCAACGAATATATGCCTTCTGGTGACCGCGTTTCAGTCACTCAGTTGCCACGATCGGAGGGCCGGCAAGGATACCACGGAAGCAACTGGCAGACGGACGCTGATCAGCACACCGAGGTTCCGAGATTCGTCACCGGAGCGTCGTCAACGCCTCGCCGGCCTCGCGAGCCGCCTCGAGACACTCCTTCGCGTAGCGGGGGTCGTCAGTCGCAGCGGCCTTCTCGGCGAATTTTTCGAGGGATCGAACGAGA contains:
- a CDS encoding TspO/MBR family protein, whose translation is METRTNTANRPDGRSILTAAGFVLLVNLVGALPSVFSSPDTPWFRALEKPSFYPPTIAFPVVWTLLFTLLGVALWLVWRSEADGRRLALGLFAAQMLFNVAWTPAFFALEAPLVALGIILVLWGLVVGTIFAFRRVDRRATALLVPYLVWVTFAAVLNFELWRLNA
- a CDS encoding DEAD/DEAH box helicase produces the protein MATTDEDIASIEHPLLEPDFLERRLYQLKLAGTAANHHTLVCLPTGLGKTTVSLLVTARRLEEVGGKSLMLAPTKPLVQQHAEFYREALRIPDEEIVVFTGDVSPDDRAAMWESATVVLATPQVIENDLVGSRISLADVTHLTFDECHRATGDYAYNYIAERYHADARQPLVTGMSASPGGDEEAILDVCENLGIDEVEVMTEEDADVEEFTHDTDVEWERIDLPEAVLEIRDALNEVITERLEKLKELGVASSTQPDQSQKDLNRMRAELQELINNDQSEGFEGMSIHAEVMKLRQAVTLVETQSVEALRRYFERQRNQARSSGASKASQRMVSDPRVREAMRKAESFDEIHPKYSKARMLLAETLGLEGGERVIVFTESRDTAEALTDFLSDSFDAKRFVGQGDREGSDGMTQNQQQAVLDEFRAGEFEVLVSTSVAEEGLDVPEVDLVLFYEPVPTAIRSIQRKGRTGRQTEGRVVVLMAEDTRDEAYFWISRRREKEMENELRELKGLTPEITEELDDSQQSLTDFEGGDESGAKVDGDEQKADAVGDSSSGSEGVAAGPGLQEFGENNSETGSDKDIGDGADEIDEDVDTPEPHAEGDTVAVVADQREMDANIARELSRREAYEVSLETLDVGDYVLSDRVVVERKSVADFVDSLVGGDRSVFEQVGAMARHYSRPIVVVEGEGLYEQRDVHPNAVRGALSSLAVDFGASVLRTDGEDDTTELLAVIAGREQETADREVSVHGEKGTKTLSEQQEYVVASIAEIGPVTARSLLEEFGTVEAVMIATEDELQEADGVGTVTAERIREVIGSDYTG
- a CDS encoding phosphatase PAP2 family protein, giving the protein MALGFVVLLTVFVVCIALVGTCTTCLDRSTLDRTATEFDHRLFEIAPYLGITALFFLAKRATHGHSLRISRTLDWDLTAAIYSIEGEFVASLQAFVPQATLEFFSVMYMFGFPYLLVTAPILYFLLPSQRHLKELLIAYLLNYLIGTLCYTLFIVYGPRNHLASVDGLMYSFYPQTQEMTAAVSANTNVFPSLHTSLAVVVFLFAWRSRSDYPRWFAIASFVAGCVVFSTMYLGIHWAIDVLAGIALAIVSVLAADRLVGRAEGDNDRVPASDDRETGIASETND